A window of Pseudobdellovibrionaceae bacterium genomic DNA:
AATAAAAGCTTATGCCAGTAAGGGTGAGGCCAAGTCTATTGCTTATTGCGGAAACATGGCCGAAGTGTTGCCTTTATTAATTAAGCACAATTTTATACCCGATATTTTAACCGACCAAACCTCCGCCCACGACCCATTAAGAGGTTATATTCCTGCAGGTTATACTATTGAAGAAGCAAATCGTTTGCGAAATAATCAGCCCGAACAATATTTAAAAAAATCTCGCGCAAGTATTGCTACTCATGTAAAAGCCATGCTAGAAATGAAAAAAAAGGGAAGCATTGTTTTTGACTACGGAAATAATATTCGCGCAGTGGCTAAAGAAGAGGGCGTGAAAGAGGCTTTTCAAATTCCTGGATTTGTTCCCGAATATATTCGTCCGTTATTTTGCTTAGGAAGTGGTCCGTTTCGTTGGGTGGCTTTGTCGGGAGACCCCCAAGACATTAAAGTTACCGACGATGCCTTGCGAGAATTATTTCCTCACAAAAAAGCCTTAATGAATTGGCTAGACATGGCAGAAAAAAGAATTGCCTTTCAAGGTTTGCCTGCACGCATTTGCTGGCTAGAGTATGGAGAGCGAGCTTTGGCGGGATTAAAGTTTAACGAACTAGTAGCTAGTAAAAAATTAAAAGCACCCATTGTTATTGGGCGCGACCATTTAGATTGCGGTTCGGTAGCCTCCCCCAACAGAGAAACAGAAAACATGAAAGATGGTTCTGACGCTGTGGCCGACTGGCCTTTGTTAAATCTATTAAGCAATACCGCCTGCGGTGCTTCGTGGGTTAGTTTTCATCATGGAGGAGGAGTAGGAATGGGCTATAGCTTACACGCAGGACAAGTTATTGTGGCCGACGGAACTCCAGAAGCAGCAGAAAGATTACAAAGAGTATTAACCGCCGACCCAGCTACGGGTTTGTTTCGACACGCCGATGCTGGTTATGCACAGGCTCAAGAAGCTTGCAAAAAACACAAGTTACAAAGTTTTTTTTAAATTATGAGTTTTACATTATTTTATAATATTTCTGAATTACTAAGTTTAAAAGAGGTGTCTGAAAAACAGGGGCGCCATATTACATCAAAAGATTTTGTAATTACCAAAAAGGCTGCCATTATTTCTTACAAAGGAAAAATTGTTTGGGTAGGAAAATATGCTGCAGTTAAACCGCGCTTAATCAAACAATTAATGCAAATTAATAAAATTACGCAAACTTTACAAAGGCATTCGCTAAGCCAAGCTTTTATTATGCCTGCTTTTGTGGAATGCCATACCCATTTATTATTTGCAGGTAATCGCGCCTCCGAGTTTAATTTACGGCAAAAGGGAATGTCTTATTCTGACATTACTAAAAAAGGGGGAGGAATTTTATCCACCGTTAAGGCAACGCGAAAGTTATCTTTATTAGAGCTTAAGCGTATGGCACAAAAAAGAGCCGAAGTTTTTTTATCTCAAGGAGTAACTAGTTTAGAAGCAAAAAGCGGATACGGTTTAAACTTATCTAGCGAAATAAAAATGTTAGAAGCCATTAAATCTATTAAAAAATTAAATACTAAAGCAACGCTTTTAGCCTTACACACTTTGCCTAAGGAGTTTTCTTCTAAAGATAAATATTTTCAATGGGTAATAAATCAAGTTCTTCCCAAAGCAGTAAAAAAACAAGTAGTGGATAGGGTAGATATTTTTGTAGAGCAAATGGCTTTTAACAAAAAGCATATGACGGCTTTATTTAAACAGGCTAGCGATTATAATTTGGGTTTAACTGTACATTCAGACCAATTAAGCCCTCAAGGAACTTCTTGTTTGGCCTCCCAGCAAGGGGCGTCTTCGGTGGACCATGTTAACTTTGTTAGCGATTCAGAAATTAAACAGTTGTCTAAAGCTAATGTTAGCAATGTGTTTTTGCCAGGAGCAGATTTTTACTTAAAAATGCCATACCCTCAGGCGCGTAAATTTTTAGATGCAGGGGCTAGGGTGGCCTTGGCCACAGACTACAACCCAGGCACTTGCCCTTGTAATAATATCGAATTTATCGGGCTATTGGCTCGTTTAGAAATGAATATGACCATCGAAGAGGTGGTTGCAGCCTACACCGTTTCTGCAGCTTATGCTTTAGGTATGCAAAATACAGTGGGCTCTTTGCAGGTGGGAAAGCAGGCCGATTTTATCAGCTTAAATAAACCTTACGATGAGTTATTTTATTCTAGCACCCTAAAAAACCCAGTGGTAAAGTCGGTTTATCGATTAGGTAGGTTGGTTGCATCTAATGGGCAAGTAGTAGTAGAGTATGCATTGCTATTAATGATTTCGGTAATACTAGCCATGACGCTAGTAAATATGACAGTAAGTAGAAATCCAGACAGCCCAGGCTTTATTATAAAAAAATGGGGAGACATTTTAAAAGTGATTGGCGAGGACACACAAAAGTAAGTAACCAAAAAGGATACGCAAAATTACTATGCTCAACACAAAAAAAAATTTAGCTATTATTTTCTTTATTGTACTTATCGATATTATTGGCTTTGGTATTATTATACCGCTACTTCCTTACTTGGTAAGTTCTTTAGGAAAAAATGCTTTTGCCATTGGTATATTAATGGCCATTTATCCTTTTATGCAATTTCTTTTTTCTCCCGTATGGGGAAAGCTTAGTGATAAATATGGAAGAAGGCCTTTTTTATTATTAAGTTTACTTGGTTCTATTTTAGCTCATACTTTGTTTGCTTTTTCCTCCACCTACACTTTTTTATTTATTGCGCGCGCTTTGGCTGGTTTTTTCGGAGCAAGCATTTCTTCTGCCACGGCTTATGTTGCAGATATTTCTAAACCCGAAGACAGAACTAAAAGAATGGGGTTTATTGGTGCAGCTTTTGGATTAGGTTTTGTTTTAGGCCCAGCTTTGGGAGGAGCATTTGGAGTTTTAGGGCAACATTTAGGACAAGCCCCTCCTTTTGGACAACAGTTTGCTGCCTTAATGGCAGGGGTTATTTGCCTATTTAATTTTATTTTTGCCTTCTTCTTTTTAGAGGAAAGTTTGGTGAATTTAAAAAAGACAGAAAAATTTCGCATTAAAGATATATGGCATAACACAAAACTATTAGTGATTATAGATGCTTTAAAGTTACCCATTATAGGAAAGTTTTTAATTATGGGTTGGTTATTTTCTTTAGCAATGGTTCATATGGAAGTGTCTTTATTTTTATTAATGAAAGAACGATTTGATTGGAGCTTGTTACAATCTAGCCTGGGGTTTGCATACATAGGCTTAATTATGGCCATTTCTCAAGGGGGTTTAGTTCGTGTGTTGGCGTCTAGGTGGGGCGAAAGAAAATTATTATTTATTGGTTTAGTTTGCTCTGGTTTGGCTTTGTCAGGAATTGCTCTTTCCTATTCGGTAGGGCCATTGGTATTTTTTATTACCCTGCTGGGCTTTGCCTATAGTTTTTTTCAGCCCGCATTTAATGGTAGTTTAAGTTTATTAAGTAAAAAGTCCGAACAAGGAGAAAGAATGGGCTTATCGCAAAGTATAAGTTCTCTTGGTCGCATTGTTGGTTCCGTACTAGCGGGTTGGTTGTATTCTAAGTATGGAATGGAAAGCCCCTTTTTAATTGGAACTTTGTATACTTTTATTGCTATATATATTTATAAAAGCATTTACCTTCATTTACCAGGAAAAAAACAGTGAAAGCCTTGCAGGACCGCTATCAACCCGAAGAAGTAGAGTCAGCTATTTATAAAAAGTGGTTAGATGCCAATTGTTTTAAAGCAGAAGAGCAATCAGAAAAGCCACCCTTTAGTGTTATTTTACCACCTCCTAATGTTACAGGTTTCTTACATTTAGGGCACGCCTTAGACCAAAGCATTCAAGATATTTTTGTTAGATGGCGAAGAATGCAGGGTTACAATGTTTTGTGGTTACCTGCAACCGATCACGCAGGTATTGCTACACAATCTGTTGTAGAAAAAGAATTAAAGAAAAAAAATATTACTAGACAATCTTTAGGAAAAGAAAAGTTTTTACAAGAAGTGTGGTCATGGAAAAAACAATACGGGCATCGTATTGTAGACCAAATGAAGTCTTTAGGGCACTCGTGTGATTGGAGCCGGTTAAAATTTACTTTAGATCCCGATGTTTCTAGGGCTGTAAAAAAAGTATTTGTACAGCTATATAACAAAGGGCTTATTTATAAAGGTTTGCGTTTAGTAAACTGGAGCCCAAAGTTAGGGTCTGCCGTTTCTGATTTAGAGGTGGAGCACAAAGAAGTTTCGTCTTCTTTATGGTATATTCGTTACGACTTTGTTGATGATCAAATAACAGTAAACCAAAATGAAAACTATTTGGTGGTAGCTACCACTCGACCAGAAACTTTATTGGGCGATACCGCAGTGGCCGTGCACCCCAAAGATGAAAGGTATAAAAAGGTAATTGGAAAAACCGTAAAGGTGCCTTTTGTAAATCGAGAAATTACTATTATTGCAGATTCAGAAGTGGATAAAGAATTTGGAACTGGTGCGGTTAAATTAACTCCTGCTCATGATTTTAATGATTACGAAATGGGCAAAAAGCACAAATTAGAATTTATCAATATTTTAAATCAAGATGGAACTTTAAATAAAAATGCAGGCCCCTATAAAAACTTAAGTGTTTTTCAGGCAAGAGAAAAACTTTTAAAAGATTTAAAAGAAAAAAATCTTTTCATTAAAGAAGAGCCACATAAACATTCTGTGGGTCATTGTTCTAGGTCGGGCTGCGTGATCGAACCTTTTTTATCTAACCAATGGTTTTTAAAAACCAAAGACCTTGCCGTGCAGGCGCGACGCGCGGTAGAAACAGAAACCACAAAGTTTGAACCAGAGACATGGTCTAAAACCTATTTGCATTGGTTAGAAATTATTCAAGATTGGTGTATTTCTAGGCAGTTGTGGTGGGGGCACTCCATTCCTGCGTGGAACTGTTTAGATTGTTTAAAGATAACCGTTAGTGAGGGCGACTTACAAAGCTGTTCGCATTGTAAAAGCGAAAACATTAAACCCGACACCGATGTTTTAGACACTTGGTTTAGCTCGGCACTATGGCCTTTTAGCACTTTGGGTTGGCCCGAAGAAACAGAGCTACAAAAAACTTTTTACCCCACAAGCCTTTTAGTTACAGGCCACGATATTATATTTTTTTGGGTCGCAAGAATGATGATGATGGGTTTAGAATTTAAAAAAGATGTTCCTTTTAGAACTATATTTGTTCACGGATTAGTTCGTGATGCCAAAGGGGTAAAAATGTCTAAATCTTTAGGCAATTCTATCGACCCTGTGGATTTAATTAAACAATCCGGAGCAGACGCTTTACGATTTACTTTGGCCTCTCAAGTAATGGCAGGAAAAGATTTAAAATTTTCTATGGGAAGATTTGAAGGTTATCGTAACTTCATGAATAAAGTTTGGAACGGAGCAAGGTTCTTGCTTTCTTTTGAACAAAAGTTATTAGAGCCCGTGTCTTCTGATTTTATTAAAGACAACAAAAATTATTTTTCTGCACAAGACAAGTGGTTATTGCAAAAGTTAAAAAGCACTATTGTAGAAGTAAATAAGGCTTTAGAAAATTATCACATTGCAGAGGCTGCTTTAAGCATTTACCAATTCACATGGAACTATTTTTGCGACTGGTATTTAGAAATGAATAAAGCGGTGTTATACAACTCTTCGGGCGAAAAAACAAAAGAAGCTAAGGCTAGTTACTTTGTTGCAAGGTATGTGTTTAAAAATATTTTAAAGTTAATGCACCCATTTACACCATTTATTACCGAAGAGTTATTTTCTTATTTTAAAAACAAAGACGACAATTCATTTATAATGCTAGAGCACTTTCCAAGTTTAAAGTCAGAAGAAAAATTATTAAGCTTGGGCGATTCTGTTTTAGAAAAAGAAATTGATTTTATGAAGCTAGTAGTAACAGCGATACGGAATATTCGCGGCGAAAATAGAATTAAAGCTTCAGAAAAAATTACCGTGTATTTGTCTCCCAAAGAAGATTATGCCCAAAAAGTGTTGTCTAAATATGTGGATTTAATTTGCAGT
This region includes:
- the hutU gene encoding urocanate hydratase, translated to MKPRTLKSPTGSQLHCKSWIQEAAYRMIQNNLDPEVAENPEELIVYGGLGKAARNWEALEKILEALRQLENDESLLIQSGKPVGVIKTHTNAPRVLIANSNLVPKWATWKHFDELDKKSLMMYGQMTAGSWIYIGSQGIVQGTYETFVELGRKHFNSNLKNKIIVTAGLGGMGGAQPLAGVFAGACVLAIEADAHRIQKRLETKYIDEVVEDLNEAIAKIKAYASKGEAKSIAYCGNMAEVLPLLIKHNFIPDILTDQTSAHDPLRGYIPAGYTIEEANRLRNNQPEQYLKKSRASIATHVKAMLEMKKKGSIVFDYGNNIRAVAKEEGVKEAFQIPGFVPEYIRPLFCLGSGPFRWVALSGDPQDIKVTDDALRELFPHKKALMNWLDMAEKRIAFQGLPARICWLEYGERALAGLKFNELVASKKLKAPIVIGRDHLDCGSVASPNRETENMKDGSDAVADWPLLNLLSNTACGASWVSFHHGGGVGMGYSLHAGQVIVADGTPEAAERLQRVLTADPATGLFRHADAGYAQAQEACKKHKLQSFF
- a CDS encoding imidazolonepropionase; this encodes MSFTLFYNISELLSLKEVSEKQGRHITSKDFVITKKAAIISYKGKIVWVGKYAAVKPRLIKQLMQINKITQTLQRHSLSQAFIMPAFVECHTHLLFAGNRASEFNLRQKGMSYSDITKKGGGILSTVKATRKLSLLELKRMAQKRAEVFLSQGVTSLEAKSGYGLNLSSEIKMLEAIKSIKKLNTKATLLALHTLPKEFSSKDKYFQWVINQVLPKAVKKQVVDRVDIFVEQMAFNKKHMTALFKQASDYNLGLTVHSDQLSPQGTSCLASQQGASSVDHVNFVSDSEIKQLSKANVSNVFLPGADFYLKMPYPQARKFLDAGARVALATDYNPGTCPCNNIEFIGLLARLEMNMTIEEVVAAYTVSAAYALGMQNTVGSLQVGKQADFISLNKPYDELFYSSTLKNPVVKSVYRLGRLVASNGQVVVEYALLLMISVILAMTLVNMTVSRNPDSPGFIIKKWGDILKVIGEDTQK
- a CDS encoding TCR/Tet family MFS transporter; the encoded protein is MLNTKKNLAIIFFIVLIDIIGFGIIIPLLPYLVSSLGKNAFAIGILMAIYPFMQFLFSPVWGKLSDKYGRRPFLLLSLLGSILAHTLFAFSSTYTFLFIARALAGFFGASISSATAYVADISKPEDRTKRMGFIGAAFGLGFVLGPALGGAFGVLGQHLGQAPPFGQQFAALMAGVICLFNFIFAFFFLEESLVNLKKTEKFRIKDIWHNTKLLVIIDALKLPIIGKFLIMGWLFSLAMVHMEVSLFLLMKERFDWSLLQSSLGFAYIGLIMAISQGGLVRVLASRWGERKLLFIGLVCSGLALSGIALSYSVGPLVFFITLLGFAYSFFQPAFNGSLSLLSKKSEQGERMGLSQSISSLGRIVGSVLAGWLYSKYGMESPFLIGTLYTFIAIYIYKSIYLHLPGKKQ
- a CDS encoding valine--tRNA ligase, translating into MKALQDRYQPEEVESAIYKKWLDANCFKAEEQSEKPPFSVILPPPNVTGFLHLGHALDQSIQDIFVRWRRMQGYNVLWLPATDHAGIATQSVVEKELKKKNITRQSLGKEKFLQEVWSWKKQYGHRIVDQMKSLGHSCDWSRLKFTLDPDVSRAVKKVFVQLYNKGLIYKGLRLVNWSPKLGSAVSDLEVEHKEVSSSLWYIRYDFVDDQITVNQNENYLVVATTRPETLLGDTAVAVHPKDERYKKVIGKTVKVPFVNREITIIADSEVDKEFGTGAVKLTPAHDFNDYEMGKKHKLEFINILNQDGTLNKNAGPYKNLSVFQAREKLLKDLKEKNLFIKEEPHKHSVGHCSRSGCVIEPFLSNQWFLKTKDLAVQARRAVETETTKFEPETWSKTYLHWLEIIQDWCISRQLWWGHSIPAWNCLDCLKITVSEGDLQSCSHCKSENIKPDTDVLDTWFSSALWPFSTLGWPEETELQKTFYPTSLLVTGHDIIFFWVARMMMMGLEFKKDVPFRTIFVHGLVRDAKGVKMSKSLGNSIDPVDLIKQSGADALRFTLASQVMAGKDLKFSMGRFEGYRNFMNKVWNGARFLLSFEQKLLEPVSSDFIKDNKNYFSAQDKWLLQKLKSTIVEVNKALENYHIAEAALSIYQFTWNYFCDWYLEMNKAVLYNSSGEKTKEAKASYFVARYVFKNILKLMHPFTPFITEELFSYFKNKDDNSFIMLEHFPSLKSEEKLLSLGDSVLEKEIDFMKLVVTAIRNIRGENRIKASEKITVYLSPKEDYAQKVLSKYVDLICSLSGAKECFVQNPKSLEKSAVTPVSFENTSVNVVIPLEGLVDFSEELKRLTKQKDKLHLEIKTLSSRLEDKNFIKNAPQKVVEENKKSLKSMKEQAKTLEASAKRFQ